One genomic region from Bacillus sp. SLBN-46 encodes:
- a CDS encoding heme lyase CcmF/NrfE family subunit: MYLFANATIYIGLAIAIYTLLILTLGISTKNQRFINSGKGGVIALLVCSSLAMLSLFYLLASSQFQYEYVHDYTSSELPIIYKLTALWAGNAGSLLLWTFFLTLYTVMIVFSRKMRGNPMVPYISAILMANAVFFFFILGFVAKPFVLLNEVPIEGKGLNPMLQNPGMIIHPVTLYLGYVGLAIPFAFAMAALILKNVDDFWIKMTRRWTIIAWLFLSLGNIFGGQWAYVELGWGGYWAWDPVENASFMPWLTATAFLHSVMIQERKNMLKIWNISLIIVSYALTLFGTFLVRSGVLTSVHAFANSNLGLYFLIFMGIAVILALYVLMSRYNLLKRSAGEFNSFVSKESSFLVNNLLLVGAAFAVFWGTIFPLVSEAVRGTKVTVGLPFFNKVEAPILLSMMFVMAVCPMLAWQRSTVKNLRKNFLIPSILAVVGMILMVVLGIQKAWAVIGYGVIILLLVTHYLEFYRGVKARRKMTKEAPLVALYRLMIRNRRRYGGYIVHLGIAFITMGIIGSQNYDLETMKTVALGQSIELKDYRINYDRLDQKKEGINDIVYADVTVFRNGKKLGTFQPEKVFYGNWEQPSSEVAIISSVKEDLYIVLSAWEDDGKATFVVKVNPMMNWLWFGSFMIVIGALFAIWNGKYQNVTPRYTGVRREVS; this comes from the coding sequence ATGTATTTATTTGCTAATGCAACAATTTATATAGGTTTAGCCATTGCCATTTATACACTCCTCATTCTAACATTGGGGATTAGTACAAAAAATCAAAGATTCATAAATAGTGGTAAAGGTGGAGTGATTGCATTACTTGTTTGTTCATCACTAGCAATGCTCTCCTTGTTCTACCTTTTAGCATCATCACAATTCCAGTATGAATATGTTCACGATTATACAAGTAGTGAGCTTCCGATTATTTACAAGCTAACTGCCTTATGGGCAGGTAATGCTGGTTCATTATTACTATGGACATTTTTCTTAACACTCTACACAGTGATGATTGTCTTTTCAAGGAAAATGAGAGGAAATCCGATGGTACCCTATATTTCAGCCATTCTCATGGCAAATGCGGTATTCTTCTTCTTTATCCTAGGTTTTGTAGCAAAACCATTCGTATTATTAAATGAAGTTCCGATTGAAGGTAAGGGCTTAAATCCAATGCTTCAGAACCCTGGGATGATTATTCATCCAGTTACGCTTTATCTTGGGTATGTTGGTCTTGCTATCCCATTCGCTTTTGCAATGGCAGCATTGATTTTAAAGAATGTTGATGATTTTTGGATTAAGATGACAAGACGTTGGACGATTATTGCCTGGTTATTTTTAAGTCTTGGGAATATTTTTGGAGGACAATGGGCGTATGTTGAGCTTGGATGGGGTGGTTACTGGGCATGGGATCCAGTAGAAAATGCCTCCTTTATGCCATGGTTAACGGCCACTGCCTTCCTTCATTCCGTGATGATTCAAGAACGAAAAAACATGCTGAAAATATGGAATATCAGCTTAATCATTGTTTCTTATGCACTAACACTATTTGGTACATTCCTAGTTCGAAGTGGTGTCCTAACATCTGTTCATGCATTTGCCAATTCAAACCTAGGATTATACTTTTTAATCTTCATGGGGATTGCCGTTATTCTAGCCCTATATGTGTTAATGAGTCGTTATAACTTGTTAAAACGTAGTGCAGGTGAATTTAATTCTTTTGTTTCAAAAGAAAGTAGTTTCCTAGTTAACAATCTTTTACTTGTTGGTGCAGCATTTGCAGTATTCTGGGGAACCATTTTCCCATTAGTATCAGAAGCAGTTCGCGGAACAAAGGTGACAGTAGGCCTACCATTCTTTAATAAAGTAGAGGCACCAATACTATTATCCATGATGTTTGTTATGGCGGTTTGCCCAATGCTTGCTTGGCAGCGTTCTACTGTAAAAAACCTTAGGAAAAACTTCTTAATTCCATCCATACTAGCTGTTGTTGGTATGATCTTAATGGTTGTTTTAGGGATCCAAAAGGCATGGGCTGTCATTGGATATGGGGTTATTATTCTATTACTAGTTACTCATTACTTAGAGTTTTATAGAGGTGTGAAAGCTAGACGGAAGATGACGAAAGAAGCACCTCTTGTTGCACTTTATAGATTAATGATACGTAATCGCCGCCGCTATGGAGGATATATTGTTCACCTTGGCATCGCGTTCATTACGATGGGGATTATCGGTTCACAAAACTATGACTTAGAGACAATGAAAACAGTAGCACTAGGTCAGTCTATTGAGTTAAAGGACTATCGCATTAACTATGATCGCCTTGACCAGAAAAAAGAAGGAATTAACGATATTGTCTATGCAGACGTTACCGTGTTTAGGAATGGTAAGAAGCTTGGCACATTCCAGCCGGAAAAAGTATTTTATGGTAACTGGGAGCAGCCATCTTCTGAGGTAGCTATTATTTCATCGGTTAAGGAAGATTTATATATCGTCCTTAGTGCATGGGAAGATGATGGAAAGGCTACATTTGTTGTAAAAGTAAACCCAATGATGAACTGGTTATGGTTTGGTTCCTTTATGATTGTTATTGGTGCACTTTTCGCCATTTGGAATGGAAAATATCAAAATGTCACTCCAAGATACACAGGAGTACGAAGAGAGGTGTCTTAA
- a CDS encoding c-type cytochrome: protein MKKILIGSYILIIIGIIVCINNSHLFEGNSSKAVVAGEKLYKKNCLVCHGETGKGEGANAGTAINSQKFLSSVSDEDLYNYVKYGREGTGMPAYGPRLSEKELTNLVAFMRDWQTEEMKFDVPKTIAGDIEHGKAQYNLYCLNCHGEAGAGKLKMGTALANPQYLKYTSDKQIWISTAYGREETRMGPSLKGLEGARQLKKEDITDIVTYIRSLEKK from the coding sequence ATGAAAAAGATATTAATCGGAAGTTATATTTTGATTATTATTGGAATTATTGTCTGCATAAATAATAGTCACTTGTTTGAAGGAAATAGCTCCAAAGCTGTTGTGGCGGGTGAAAAACTGTATAAAAAAAACTGTCTTGTTTGTCATGGAGAAACCGGTAAAGGGGAAGGGGCAAACGCGGGGACAGCCATTAACAGTCAGAAATTCTTAAGTTCGGTTTCTGATGAAGATTTGTATAATTATGTTAAATACGGTCGCGAAGGTACAGGCATGCCTGCATATGGACCAAGATTGTCAGAAAAAGAGTTAACTAATCTAGTTGCTTTTATGAGAGATTGGCAAACAGAAGAAATGAAGTTTGATGTTCCTAAAACCATTGCAGGGGACATAGAACATGGAAAAGCACAATATAATTTATATTGTCTTAATTGCCACGGTGAAGCGGGTGCTGGAAAATTAAAAATGGGAACAGCATTAGCTAATCCACAGTATTTAAAGTATACAAGTGATAAGCAAATTTGGATTAGCACGGCTTACGGCAGAGAGGAAACACGTATGGGTCCCTCATTAAAGGGACTTGAAGGGGCTCGTCAGCTTAAAAAAGAGGACATTACGGATATCGTGACATATATTCGGTCCCTTGAAAAGAAATAA
- a CDS encoding cytochrome c-type biogenesis protein, producing the protein MRNKLYIGLLILAFIFQGSFIRVEAAKQIDYKSAEFKAVAQQFACTCGCGQDHYECDPNTCSLTTDFKKDLVEMMNKGWDKDKIREYYVNIYGEEILTSPEKSGFSLTAWVLPFVVLGAAAIAVFMIIRKWVKKRGTEEAVSEYEDTKDEVEGEILSSMIDEERKKYL; encoded by the coding sequence ATGAGAAACAAACTTTATATAGGGCTCCTCATACTTGCGTTTATCTTCCAAGGTTCATTCATCCGAGTGGAAGCGGCAAAACAAATTGACTATAAATCTGCAGAATTTAAAGCAGTTGCCCAGCAATTTGCCTGTACATGTGGCTGTGGGCAGGATCATTATGAATGTGACCCCAATACGTGCAGTCTCACTACCGATTTTAAAAAAGATTTAGTAGAGATGATGAACAAGGGCTGGGATAAAGATAAAATCCGTGAATATTATGTCAATATTTACGGTGAAGAGATCTTGACGTCGCCGGAAAAAAGCGGATTTAGTTTAACAGCTTGGGTTCTACCCTTTGTTGTGTTAGGAGCAGCAGCAATCGCAGTATTTATGATCATTCGTAAATGGGTGAAAAAAAGAGGAACTGAAGAGGCTGTCTCTGAATACGAGGACACAAAGGATGAAGTTGAAGGAGAAATCCTTTCTTCCATGATCGATGAAGAACGCAAAAAGTATCTTTAG
- a CDS encoding cytochrome c maturation protein CcmE has protein sequence MKKNTIVMLGGFVIAAAIVFLLMAATPGSSGVELTLKELLATQNQHKDDFVTVEGLLMEETIMWNPDKIELKFDVKDNEGNVMHVIHNGPKPDNFSEGVITILQGAPTKKDTFEAETVKTRCPSKYEGKDMKDYDPESHKEKLNQPPKEK, from the coding sequence ATGAAGAAAAATACGATTGTTATGCTTGGCGGCTTTGTTATCGCTGCTGCCATCGTTTTCTTGCTTATGGCTGCAACACCTGGGTCAAGTGGAGTCGAATTAACGCTGAAGGAACTGCTGGCTACCCAGAATCAACATAAAGATGATTTTGTAACGGTAGAAGGGCTATTAATGGAAGAAACCATTATGTGGAATCCAGACAAAATTGAACTTAAGTTTGATGTAAAAGACAATGAAGGTAATGTTATGCATGTGATTCATAACGGACCTAAACCAGATAACTTTTCTGAAGGTGTGATAACTATTCTTCAGGGAGCTCCAACAAAAAAAGACACTTTTGAAGCAGAAACAGTAAAAACAAGATGTCCTTCTAAATACGAAGGAAAAGATATGAAAGATTATGATCCTGAATCACATAAAGAAAAGTTAAATCAACCTCCGAAAGAAAAATAA